TGATAAAATCACCTTTGGGAATCTGCGCAATCTATGCAATCAGAGATAAGATAGCAAAGATATCTTATCTCTGATTCAATGTCTCTCAATTTTTATGAAAATTTTAATCCTCTCAGTAACCTTTCCCTATCCTCCAACACGGGGGGGAACTCAGGTGAGAACTTTTAATTTACTCAAATATTTGAGCCACAACCATTCTATCACCCTAGTGACTCAACGTGCCAGTGATGTCAGTGATGCAGAAATTGAAGCTTTGCGCGAGTGTGTGAAGGAGTTAGCGGTCTTTCCTCGTCCCTCAGAACCGCCTCCTGGAAAGTTCTCGAAACTCAAACGCTTGCAGGACTTCTTTCAACAGGGAACTCCCCCGAATGTGAAAGCTGTCTTTTCAGAAGCCATGCAGCAATGGGTTGATCGAGCGGTAGCTGAGGAAGCCTTTGATGCGATCGCCTGCGAACATAGTGTTAATGAAATCTACATCCGTCCCGAATGGAAATCGACCTGCGGTACGGTGGTCAATATCCATAGCTCGGTCTATGGTAGTTGCAAAAATCAGTTAGAGACTAAAACTTCGGAAAATCAACTGCGAGATAAAATTAATTTGCCTTTACTTCGACAGTATGAAAAACGCTACACGAGCAAGTTTAGGCATCTTGTAGTCACCACAGTTGAGGATAAACGAACGCTGCTGGAGATTAATCCTGAAAGTACAATTAGCGTGATTGCAAATGGTGTAGACCTAGCTCTGTTTCCTAAGCGCACTGAAGATCCGGGGGGATATCAATTGGTATTTATTGGAGCGATGGATAATATTGCTAATATTGATGCGGCTCGTTTTTTGAGCTTAGAGGTGTTTCCCCAAGTGCAAAATCGCTATCCGGAGGCATCCCTAATGTTGGTTGGCGCTAGGCCGGTTCCAGAGGTGAGTTCTTTAGGAGAGCAGCCAGGAATTACGGTGACGGGGCGAGTCCCTTCGATGGTGGACTATTTACATCGCTCGACGGTTTGTGTGATTCCAATGCGTACTGGGTTTGGGATTAAGAATAAGACCCTCGAAGCAATGGCCGCTGGTATTCCGGTGGTTGCGAGCGATCGCGGTTTGGAGGGCTTGGCTGTTGATGGGCCGGAGATTCCCCAGCGGGCCCTACGAGCGAATACCTTAGAAGATTATGTGGTGAATATTAGTCGTTTGTTTGAAAATCCTGCTTTAAGAAAAAAACTATCCCGTAATGGCCGAGATTTGATTGAACAGGAGTACACTTGGGAACAGGCAGGTATGCGCTATGAACAAGCGTTGATTGCGGCTACCCAAGGTTAATTTAAATCATTAGAGAGTCTGATTTATTCCCACTGAAAAGCTATGAATGAGGATACAGGAAGCGTATTTTCTGAAACTAACCCTAGACGGCCTTCTTCCCTACAGGCCCTTTTTGGCCTGGTCGTTTTGACCTTGGGACTCTCTAGTGTAGTGGCTGGAGTTTGGGTGGCCTTAAAATTGATGGTCAATCCAGATGCTCTAATTTGGGTCAATCAATATTTACCGAAAACTACTCAGTTAGGAGAAACGAATCGTCGGTCTCTACAAACCTTAGATGAAATTGAGGAAAAACTGATTCAATCGGGTTATACTCCCGGCTATCCCTTGCAGATGAAGGTGGGCCCCTATGAGGATATGATGCTACCGATTTTTGCCCATCGCCAAGGGTGTCAACCGGATGCTCCAGGATCGCCGCCTTGTCAGTACATCGATCAATTAAGGGTTTATCGCCGGATTAGCGATCCAGAGCCGTTTGAGCGGGAGAAACCGATGTATCAGTTTATTAATCAACTGGAGATCGAATCCCTAACTGAGGGCTTTGTCCTCAAGCCTTTGAACTTAAACATGGAAACGTCCAATGAATTCCTACCACTAACGGGTTTAAAGTGGAGTAATAGCGCTCTGGTTAATGGTGAGTCGGCCCAGTGGGTACATCTAACGGGCACTGTTACTCGGGAAGGAAAAGAGATTCTCTATGGTCAGACGATTTATTACAATCCCAAGACCACCTATGTTGCTTCGTTTGCCAGTTGGACAAGTCCCGCCCATGAGTTGCCGGTATGGTCGAAGCATCCGAAGTGGCCAAAACAGCCGTTTTTGACGGTGAATCAAACGGTGGGTTTGGAGCCGCAGTTTGAGATGTATCAACTGCAACCCAGGACGTTTTTACCTGCACCTGTGGAATTGCAACCGGTTTCTCTGGATCGGATGTTGTTGAAAGGTTCTGAGTATACAGAGGCGATGCAGTTGGCGAAAAGTGGCTTATGGACTCCGGCAAAGCAGCGATTGCATGGTTTATGGAATTTACCGGGATGGTCAGTGGATATTCAAGGTCAATGGGAATTAATTAACCGTCATACCCAATTGAGTGCCCACAATGCCCGGCAATCTTGGGCTTCTCCGAGTCAACAGGTCTTGACTCGGATGATCGATGGGCGCTGGGATGAGGCGTTGCAGATTTATGAGGCTTCCGAGAACCGGGAAGAAATGAATCGCCTGTTGGCGACGGATACGGGGGTATTATGGAATCGGATTAAGGGGGCGATCGCGGTTGAACCCAATCACAAGGCAGTCCTGACTTGGGGGGCCTTGCTGCGAGCAGCTCAGGATGGGCCGGAAGGGGCGATCGCTTGGCTCAAACAACAGGGAGTTGAGGAGGATTGGGAGATTTTTGATGAAAGTCTTTGTGACGGGGGGAACGGGTTTTGTGGGGGCGAATTTGGTGAGATCGCTCCTGGACAAGAATTATCACGTTCGGGCCTTAGTCCGTCCCCAAAGTAGTTGGGATAATTTGGATGGACTCGATATTGAAAGGGTGGTAGGAGATTTTCATGCCCCCAATTTAAGCCAGCAAATGGCTGGATGTCAGGTCTTGTTTCATTGTGGAGCGCGCTATTCCCTATGGCAAAGAGATGCCAAAGCACTCTATTACGATAATGTGGTGGGGACACAAAAGATACTGGCGGCCGCTCGTGAAGTGGGAATTGAGCGCACGGTTTATACCAGTTCTGTGGCAGCTATTGGCGTGGGAAATGGGCAAAAACCTGTAGACGAAACCCACCAAAGTCCGTTGAATGAACTGATTGGAGAGTATAAAAAATCTAAATATCTGGCGGAACAGGAAGCCCACAAAGCCGTTAAACTGGGGCAAGATATTGTGATTGTTAATCCTAGTACGCCTATCGGCCCCTGGGATCGAAAACCAACCCCCACAGGAGATATTATGGTCCGTTTTCTGCGTGGGAAAATGCCAGCTTATGTGGATACAGGGTTGAATTTTATCGATGTGCGAGATGTGGCGGAGGGTCATATTCTGGCACTCGACAAAGGGCAAAGGGGCGATCGCTATATCCTCGGAAATCAAAACCTGACGCTCAAAACATTCCTCGAATATCTGGCAGAAATTACCGGAATCCCTGCACCCACGCAAACCGTCCCCCTATGGCTTCCTCTGACGGTTGCTTGGATAGATGAAATCCTGCTCGCACCTCTCGGTAAATCGCCCTCGGTTCCCCTGGATGGAGTGCGGATGTCCCAACATTCCATGTACTATGATGCGTCTAAAGCTGTCCGGGAATTAGGTTTACCCCAATCCAATATTAAGGGTGCAATTAAGGAGGCGGTAGAATGGTTTCAATAATTAACAATTAACAATTAAAAATGAAACAGCCCTACCTTATATCAAGTCCAGCTAATCAGTTATAAATAAGTCATTGCGAAGGTCACGCAGCGGAGTGAAGCAATCTAGATCATCTCGGAGGGATCATCATGGTTACAACAGTAGAAAAACGCAAAGTTATTAGCTTAGAAGAGTTTTTGGCACAGCCAGAAACTAAGCCTGCCAGTGAATATTTCAATGGGGAAGTGAGTCAAAAAACGATGCCACAAGGAAAACATAGTATTTTACAGGTTGAACTTGCCTCTGCAATTAATCAACAGGCGAAACCTAATAAGTTAGCTTATGCTTTGACAGAGTTGAGATGTACATTTGCTGGGCGTTCTATTGTGCCGGATATCGCCGTGATTCGTTGGGAAAATTTGCCCAGAGATGAGGATGGAGAAATGGCCAATCATTTCGATCTCCATCCGGATTGGATCGTTGAGATTTTGTCACCGGATCAACCGATGGCATTAGTGATGGAAAAAATTCTGTTTTGTCTTCAAAATGGCACAGAATTGGGTTGGCTCATTGATCCTAAAACCCAATCGATTACTGTATTTCAATCGGGTTTGCCCAAAATTTATCGAGTCGCTCATGGGGATACAGAACCGTTACCAATGTTGACGGGTTTAGAAGAATGGACGTTATCCGTAAACGATATTTTTAGTTGGCTAAAAGTTTGAAGTTACCCCTCTGTTGTCATTCTAGGCAGAGGAAAATAAGAAATCAGGGTCAAGAGAAAGAGGAAAGAGGGCAAGACAAACACGATTCATCAAGGCAATTAATCGTGGGAACCCCAAAGATAAGTGAGGAATAGGAAAGACCTCTAACCAATAGAGAATTAAGTTAAAGCAAACTAAAGGAAGAAGAAGCAATCGATTTGCTCTTACCCTTCTTCCAGGTCATGGCTATTAGACCGATCTCCTTCCCGATTGCTTCAAAAGTCGATACAATAATGTAGTATGGCGTTGAAGTATAGAACACGAGTGATTCAAGACGAAACCCTAGAGCTATTAGAATGGTCGCGGTTGTGCGAGCATTTGTCTACGTTTGCCGCAACGAAAATGGGGGCGATCGCCGCCCAAACTTTACCTATTCCCCAAACTCAAGCGGAAAGTTTAACCCTGTTGGCGCAAACCCAGGAAGTCTATACTCTGGAGCAAACCCTCACCACAGAGCTACCGTTTGGGGGGATTCGGGATATTCGTACCATTGTCAAACGAGCGACGCTTAAAGGGGTACTCTCTGGGGATGAACTGCTGGATGTGGCGAGTACATTGGCGGGGATGCGGCGACTGCGCCGGTTTATTGAAGAACAAGAAAATGTGCCGATTTTGTTGGAGTTGATTAGCACGATCCGGACTTATCCGGAATTAGAACAGGAGATTAATCACTGTATTGACGAACAGGGGAGAGTAGCCGATCGCGCCAGCGTGAAGCTCGGTAATATACGCCGTCAACTCAAAAACCAACGCGATCGCATTACGCAAACGCTGCAAAACCTCCTGCAACGCAAATCCCACGCTATTCAGGAGAATTTGATTACCCAACGGGGCGATCGCTACGTGTTGCCGGTGAAAGCCAACCACAAGGACACTATCCCCGGTATCGTTCATGACTCGTCTACGAGTGGGGCAACCTTGTACATTGAACCCCATGCGATCGTTTCCCTCGGTAATGACTTGCGACAGTTGCACAAGGAGGAAAGTAAGGAAGAAGAAGCCATTTGCCGCGCTCTCACGGAAAAAGTGGCAGAGGTTTACGACGATTTAGAACATCTAGTAGAGATTGCCACGATTCTCGATTTAGCGACTGCCAAAGCCCGATACAGTTATTGGTTAGAAGCGAACCC
This genomic interval from Roseofilum reptotaenium CS-1145 contains the following:
- a CDS encoding glycosyltransferase family 4 protein, translating into MKILILSVTFPYPPTRGGTQVRTFNLLKYLSHNHSITLVTQRASDVSDAEIEALRECVKELAVFPRPSEPPPGKFSKLKRLQDFFQQGTPPNVKAVFSEAMQQWVDRAVAEEAFDAIACEHSVNEIYIRPEWKSTCGTVVNIHSSVYGSCKNQLETKTSENQLRDKINLPLLRQYEKRYTSKFRHLVVTTVEDKRTLLEINPESTISVIANGVDLALFPKRTEDPGGYQLVFIGAMDNIANIDAARFLSLEVFPQVQNRYPEASLMLVGARPVPEVSSLGEQPGITVTGRVPSMVDYLHRSTVCVIPMRTGFGIKNKTLEAMAAGIPVVASDRGLEGLAVDGPEIPQRALRANTLEDYVVNISRLFENPALRKKLSRNGRDLIEQEYTWEQAGMRYEQALIAATQG
- a CDS encoding Uma2 family endonuclease, which encodes MVTTVEKRKVISLEEFLAQPETKPASEYFNGEVSQKTMPQGKHSILQVELASAINQQAKPNKLAYALTELRCTFAGRSIVPDIAVIRWENLPRDEDGEMANHFDLHPDWIVEILSPDQPMALVMEKILFCLQNGTELGWLIDPKTQSITVFQSGLPKIYRVAHGDTEPLPMLTGLEEWTLSVNDIFSWLKV
- the hpnA gene encoding hopanoid-associated sugar epimerase, yielding MKVFVTGGTGFVGANLVRSLLDKNYHVRALVRPQSSWDNLDGLDIERVVGDFHAPNLSQQMAGCQVLFHCGARYSLWQRDAKALYYDNVVGTQKILAAAREVGIERTVYTSSVAAIGVGNGQKPVDETHQSPLNELIGEYKKSKYLAEQEAHKAVKLGQDIVIVNPSTPIGPWDRKPTPTGDIMVRFLRGKMPAYVDTGLNFIDVRDVAEGHILALDKGQRGDRYILGNQNLTLKTFLEYLAEITGIPAPTQTVPLWLPLTVAWIDEILLAPLGKSPSVPLDGVRMSQHSMYYDASKAVRELGLPQSNIKGAIKEAVEWFQ